In Treponema pectinovorum, a single genomic region encodes these proteins:
- a CDS encoding PP2C family protein-serine/threonine phosphatase, translating into MIYVVLNLVMAVYAIGLAFYVDRQSKEKVANPLIIMSVYLAITFAFVALTLLVNSFFPDRLPLMFFRVSLICSSIFEIEFCTYCILFPSYRRSSVVKFIKWIAILFAVWFCFTKISDLNITQFLGLSVGSTPLFKGKLTNYFPVSWYDFYRTLMRFILPALAVLIMILRAENREDRLNMQKAIMNTIALIAGWFGIYVITQARALVPMFDTLILAGLGVTHVILSYSFNQNSLYDFKYVIGGIITFTVSYLLPAFIIGFFFSFLWPVFFNSKLLFFTYIALVIIICITISYQVSKFLEKKQYFRSFLYAQTFEDQLSKLDYSIEPEEIVRNVKNIFVHNLGLSKMTILIESENLLKPVYEEEPSGIVLDLKDRIIDSLLNQGRTIILKSDIENSHVYQSEKQEILELFNKTSSQAIILLAEGRRLIGALCLGEKAGGNIYATYDFNTFSKLYSYLFVFGYYLKNIANQAIVGTVNREIKMSNQIIASIQENMDHIQNLKFDTGYIMEHAHNIGGEFIDLIRLSEKRHIFVLGDLSGKGISASMGMVITKSIIRTYLEETRDFKLLIEKVNNFIHSNLPKGTFFEGVFGLIDFADDTMYYINCGVPALFLYTQSYNNVIEIQGAGRVLGFVKDIGKFIKVKKVTLNPGDIVVTCTDGLIDSKSLRGEQYGKERIQKSITESTAFSAHSMAYSIYQTATDFLSKELDDDVSILVIKRLENI; encoded by the coding sequence TATGCTCTTCAATTTTTGAAATTGAGTTTTGCACATACTGTATCTTATTTCCATCTTATAGACGCTCTTCGGTTGTTAAGTTTATAAAATGGATCGCGATTCTTTTTGCAGTTTGGTTTTGCTTTACAAAAATTTCTGACTTGAACATAACTCAATTTCTTGGATTAAGCGTTGGTTCTACGCCTCTTTTTAAAGGAAAACTCACAAACTATTTTCCTGTAAGCTGGTACGATTTTTATAGAACTCTTATGAGGTTTATACTTCCTGCTTTAGCAGTTTTGATTATGATTTTGCGTGCAGAAAATCGTGAAGACAGATTGAATATGCAAAAAGCTATAATGAATACGATTGCATTAATTGCCGGCTGGTTTGGTATCTACGTTATAACGCAGGCACGTGCTCTTGTTCCTATGTTTGACACCCTTATTCTTGCAGGGCTCGGTGTAACTCACGTTATACTTTCTTATAGCTTTAATCAAAATTCGCTTTATGATTTTAAATATGTGATTGGAGGTATAATAACCTTTACTGTAAGTTATCTTTTACCAGCTTTTATAATAGGCTTTTTCTTTTCATTTTTGTGGCCAGTTTTTTTCAACTCGAAATTACTATTTTTTACTTATATTGCACTTGTCATAATAATTTGTATAACGATTTCTTATCAAGTTTCAAAGTTTTTGGAAAAAAAACAGTATTTCCGCTCGTTCTTGTATGCTCAAACTTTTGAAGATCAACTTTCAAAATTGGACTATTCGATAGAACCAGAAGAAATTGTACGCAACGTTAAAAATATATTCGTTCATAATCTTGGACTTTCAAAGATGACGATTTTAATTGAATCAGAAAACCTTTTAAAACCCGTATACGAAGAAGAACCTAGTGGAATCGTCTTGGATTTAAAAGATAGAATTATCGATTCCCTTTTAAATCAGGGAAGGACAATTATTTTAAAAAGTGATATTGAAAATTCGCATGTTTACCAAAGCGAAAAACAAGAAATCCTTGAGCTTTTTAATAAAACTTCATCGCAAGCTATAATCTTGCTTGCAGAAGGTAGACGTTTGATAGGTGCTTTGTGTCTTGGCGAAAAAGCAGGCGGTAACATTTACGCTACATACGACTTTAATACTTTTTCTAAATTGTATTCATATCTTTTTGTATTTGGATATTACTTAAAAAACATTGCAAACCAAGCGATTGTTGGAACTGTAAACCGTGAAATTAAGATGTCTAATCAGATAATTGCGTCCATCCAAGAGAATATGGATCACATCCAAAATTTGAAATTTGACACCGGCTACATAATGGAACACGCGCATAATATTGGAGGTGAATTTATCGACTTAATTCGCCTTTCGGAAAAACGACATATTTTTGTGTTGGGAGATTTGAGTGGAAAAGGAATTTCTGCATCAATGGGTATGGTAATCACAAAATCTATCATACGTACTTATCTTGAAGAAACAAGAGATTTTAAACTGCTCATAGAAAAGGTCAACAATTTTATTCACTCTAATCTACCAAAGGGAACTTTCTTTGAAGGAGTTTTTGGTCTCATAGATTTTGCAGATGACACAATGTACTATATCAACTGTGGAGTTCCAGCATTATTTTTGTACACCCAATCGTATAACAACGTAATTGAAATTCAGGGTGCAGGTCGCGTTCTTGGATTTGTAAAAGATATTGGTAAGTTCATAAAAGTAAAAAAAGTAACGCTTAATCCTGGTGATATTGTTGTAACTTGTACGGACGGTCTTATAGATTCAAAATCTTTGAGAGGCGAACAATACGGCAAAGAGCGAATTCAGAAGTCTATTACAGAAAGCACTGCTTTTTCTGCACATAGTATGGCTTATTCGATTTATCAGACAGCGACAGATTTTCTTTCTAAAGAATTGGACGATGACGTTTCAATCCTTGTTATAAAACGGCTCGAAAATATTTAG
- a CDS encoding HD domain-containing protein, giving the protein MNFSKKYHKILCKEFPAWLNEYLNLKILQRLKGIGLLCGTDWTKLYSNCFFYSRFDHSLGTALITWNFTKDKVQTLASLFHDIATAAFSHVNDFRNGDALKQEFSEGKTQQILQQDIELNRLLERDGIPLEKIANYHDYPVCDNEIPRLSSDRLEYMFPSNMSLSKRIKGKVWTLKEAKKIYSAICILKNEDAQDELGFTDIHLAELYTKGFCDCALILQKNENKIALNMLGKIVNTAIQTGVLSEDECFYETEKILIKRLNLYAKKNPQTELSVLIKTWRTMKKIERFKTAPSDDFYFVNLQVKKRYIDPLVIVKGQNAVRLSSISRVAQHEIQKVLTYNDAPFAGVKLLRKNQS; this is encoded by the coding sequence ATGAACTTTTCAAAAAAATATCACAAAATACTTTGCAAAGAATTTCCTGCTTGGCTCAATGAATATTTAAATCTTAAAATTTTACAGAGGTTAAAAGGCATTGGACTTTTGTGCGGAACCGACTGGACAAAACTTTATTCAAACTGCTTTTTTTACAGCCGTTTCGATCATAGCCTAGGAACTGCACTTATAACCTGGAATTTTACAAAGGACAAAGTTCAGACTTTAGCAAGCCTTTTTCACGACATAGCAACCGCGGCTTTTAGCCACGTAAACGATTTTAGAAACGGCGACGCATTAAAGCAGGAATTTAGCGAGGGTAAAACTCAACAAATACTCCAACAAGACATCGAGTTAAATCGCCTTCTGGAAAGAGATGGAATCCCTTTAGAAAAGATTGCAAATTATCATGACTATCCAGTCTGCGACAACGAAATTCCTCGCCTTTCGTCCGACCGTCTGGAATATATGTTTCCAAGCAATATGTCTCTTTCAAAACGAATAAAAGGAAAAGTTTGGACTTTAAAAGAAGCTAAAAAAATCTATTCTGCCATTTGCATTTTAAAAAACGAAGATGCACAGGATGAATTAGGTTTTACCGATATTCATCTGGCAGAACTTTACACAAAAGGCTTTTGCGATTGCGCTTTGATTCTTCAAAAAAACGAAAATAAAATCGCTCTAAACATGCTCGGCAAAATCGTAAACACTGCAATTCAAACTGGCGTTTTAAGCGAGGACGAGTGTTTTTATGAGACGGAAAAAATCTTGATAAAACGCCTGAATCTTTATGCAAAAAAAAATCCACAGACGGAACTTTCTGTCTTAATAAAAACCTGGCGCACGATGAAAAAAATTGAACGATTTAAAACCGCTCCATCAGATGATTTTTACTTTGTAAATTTGCAAGTAAAAAAACGCTACATCGATCCGCTCGTTATAGTTAAAGGTCAAAATGCCGTACGCCTTTCTTCAATAAGCAGAGTTGCACAGCATGAAATTCAAAAAGTTTTAACATATAACGACGCGCCGTTTGCTGGTGTAAAACTTTTGCGCAAAAATCAAAGTTAA
- a CDS encoding M15 family metallopeptidase yields the protein MKKIIFIVPLVFYLFGCTKLLTANGIKNQSGTIHSFLEKKSEKTSVDLKENLKSDAQIEKLRLVLSKMSERCKNAIPNGDANEFLADLDEVLKSEAEFNSDDLSPFFLIDKQHLAPENYEPKNLIHLEKNPVYNINKNNLYLRQEAFNALKELAQAAKEDGVILTVSSTYRSYEYQVNLFNYWVKVDGLEEAERSSSRAGTSQHQLGLVIDFAPVSDAFDQTPAGQWVFKNASKYGWSLSFPKGYEDVTGYKWESWHFRYVGKKACKFQQKWFSNVQQFMIEFLSEWKNCDPA from the coding sequence ATGAAAAAAATAATTTTTATTGTACCTTTAGTTTTTTATCTTTTTGGATGTACAAAACTTTTAACTGCGAATGGAATTAAAAATCAAAGTGGAACGATTCATTCATTTTTAGAAAAAAAATCTGAAAAAACTTCTGTCGACTTAAAAGAAAATTTAAAAAGCGATGCCCAGATAGAAAAATTGCGGCTTGTCCTTTCTAAAATGAGCGAGCGCTGTAAAAATGCAATTCCAAATGGAGACGCAAACGAATTTTTGGCAGATTTGGATGAAGTTTTAAAAAGCGAAGCGGAATTTAACAGCGATGATTTAAGTCCATTTTTCTTAATCGACAAACAGCATCTTGCTCCCGAAAATTACGAGCCAAAAAATCTCATTCATCTCGAAAAAAATCCAGTTTATAACATAAATAAAAATAATCTTTATCTTCGCCAGGAAGCCTTTAATGCACTAAAAGAGCTTGCGCAAGCTGCAAAAGAAGATGGAGTTATCTTAACGGTGAGCTCAACATATCGCTCATACGAGTATCAGGTAAATCTTTTTAATTATTGGGTAAAGGTTGACGGTTTAGAAGAGGCGGAGCGTTCGAGTTCTCGTGCAGGAACGAGCCAGCATCAACTTGGGCTTGTCATTGATTTTGCCCCAGTTTCTGATGCGTTTGACCAGACTCCAGCAGGGCAGTGGGTTTTTAAAAATGCTTCAAAGTATGGCTGGAGCCTCAGTTTTCCAAAAGGCTACGAAGATGTTACTGGCTATAAATGGGAAAGCTGGCATTTTAGATATGTAGGAAAAAAAGCTTGTAAATTTCAGCAAAAGTGGTTTTCTAACGTGCAGCAGTTTATGATTGAATTTTTAAGCGAATGGAAGAATTGCGACCCAGCTTAA
- a CDS encoding STAS domain-containing protein has translation MDSLKLTEKFGSNYILYEVSGVINSYTLDELKTKIYSTVVSSNLVLDLSMTEAIDSAGVGIIMAGFNDAQEFSHKLYIMNPSPAVRKALDDTGFSDTFYFIHSVTDVTD, from the coding sequence ATGGATAGTTTAAAACTGACAGAAAAATTTGGTTCAAATTATATCCTTTATGAAGTTTCTGGTGTTATAAACTCTTATACTTTGGATGAGCTAAAGACAAAAATTTATTCAACTGTTGTTAGTTCAAATCTTGTTTTAGATCTTTCTATGACAGAAGCGATTGATTCGGCAGGAGTTGGTATTATAATGGCAGGATTTAACGATGCACAAGAGTTTTCTCATAAGCTTTATATAATGAACCCTTCACCAGCTGTTCGTAAAGCGTTAGATGACACAGGTTTTTCTGATACTTTTTATTTTATACACTCTGTAACAGATGTAACTGACTAA
- the leuS gene encoding leucine--tRNA ligase, with translation MYPFENIETKWQKYWEENKTFKTFEDPAFPKEKRRYVLDMFPYPSGAGLHVGHPEGYTATDIYSRFLRMNGYNVLHPMGYDAFGLPAENYAIKTGTHPAETTFKNIENFSKQIKALGFSYDWDREIKTCTPDYYRWTQWIFLQLYKKGLAYEAQTPINWCPSCMTGLANEEVKEGHCDRCGSQVTHKVIRQWILKITAYAERLLEDLDELDWPESVKAMQRNWIGKSTGAEVDFAVAGKDGKPTGDKLTVYTTRCDTLFGATYMVISPEHPMIEKLTSSEQKEKVEAYIEEAAKKSDLERTDLAKTKTGVFSGTYAINPVNNKLIPIWVADYVLISYGTGAIMAVPAHDSRDWEFAKKFDLPIIEVLKSEVDVQEQPWTEDGIHVNSEFLNGLNKKDAIEKMLDFLEEKKIGKKAINYKLRDWVFSRQRYWGEPIPLIHCENCGTVPVPEDELPLELPAVKTYQPTGTGESPLAGIDSWVNCTCPKCKKPAKRETNTMPQWAGSCWYYLRYIDPNQEKSFCDPKKESYWMPVDLYVGGAEHAVLHLLYARFWHKVLYDCGLVSTKEPFKRLINQGMITSFAFQRKSKSLVAVDAVIEKDGKYYAKDDGEELERVIAKMSKSLKNVVNPDEMIKNYGADSVRMYEMFMGPLTVSKPWNTQGLVGINRFLDKIWTLSEKPMTQIDITGKLDDNLADLRKTYAKTVQKVTDDTANLDFNVAISQMMIFINEASKFDSLPKAMWEGFVLLLSPYAPHLCEELWQKLGHNQSTSKEKWPEFDSKFCVEDTKEIVVSVNGKVRDKFKVAVGASKDELEKLAKQTEGFKKFCDGKTIVKIIVVPEKLVNIVVK, from the coding sequence ATGTATCCGTTTGAGAATATTGAAACTAAATGGCAAAAATACTGGGAAGAAAACAAGACTTTTAAAACTTTTGAAGACCCTGCGTTTCCTAAAGAAAAAAGGCGCTATGTTCTTGATATGTTTCCTTATCCAAGCGGAGCGGGGCTGCATGTTGGCCACCCCGAAGGCTACACTGCGACTGACATCTATTCAAGATTTTTGAGGATGAACGGCTACAATGTTTTGCATCCTATGGGGTACGACGCTTTTGGGCTTCCAGCAGAAAATTATGCGATTAAAACAGGAACTCACCCTGCGGAAACCACTTTTAAGAATATAGAAAATTTTTCTAAGCAGATTAAGGCTTTGGGTTTTTCGTACGACTGGGACAGAGAAATTAAAACCTGTACTCCAGACTACTACAGATGGACACAGTGGATATTTTTGCAACTATATAAAAAAGGCTTGGCGTACGAAGCTCAGACTCCTATAAACTGGTGTCCTTCTTGTATGACAGGACTTGCTAACGAAGAAGTAAAAGAAGGTCACTGCGATCGATGCGGCTCGCAAGTTACGCACAAGGTTATAAGGCAGTGGATTTTAAAGATAACCGCTTATGCTGAGCGTCTGCTCGAAGATTTAGATGAACTTGATTGGCCCGAAAGCGTAAAAGCGATGCAGAGAAACTGGATTGGTAAATCTACAGGTGCAGAGGTTGATTTTGCAGTTGCAGGAAAAGATGGCAAACCAACTGGCGACAAATTAACCGTATACACGACGAGATGCGACACGCTCTTTGGTGCTACATACATGGTAATTTCTCCAGAGCACCCCATGATTGAAAAACTTACTTCTTCTGAACAAAAAGAAAAGGTTGAAGCATACATAGAAGAAGCGGCAAAAAAGTCAGACCTTGAACGCACTGATTTGGCAAAAACCAAAACTGGTGTTTTTTCTGGAACTTATGCGATAAATCCTGTAAACAATAAACTCATTCCAATTTGGGTTGCTGACTATGTTTTAATCTCTTATGGAACTGGTGCAATTATGGCGGTTCCTGCACACGACAGTCGCGACTGGGAATTTGCAAAGAAATTTGACCTTCCGATAATCGAAGTTTTAAAAAGCGAAGTTGACGTTCAAGAACAGCCGTGGACAGAAGACGGAATTCATGTAAATTCTGAATTTTTAAACGGATTGAATAAAAAAGACGCAATCGAAAAAATGCTCGATTTTTTGGAAGAAAAAAAGATTGGCAAAAAAGCAATAAATTATAAATTGCGCGACTGGGTATTCAGCAGGCAGCGATATTGGGGCGAACCAATTCCTCTGATTCACTGCGAGAACTGCGGTACTGTTCCTGTTCCAGAAGATGAACTTCCGCTTGAATTGCCTGCCGTAAAAACGTATCAGCCAACGGGAACCGGCGAGTCTCCTCTTGCAGGAATTGACTCTTGGGTAAATTGCACTTGTCCGAAATGTAAAAAGCCTGCAAAGCGCGAAACTAATACGATGCCACAATGGGCTGGAAGCTGCTGGTATTATCTTCGCTATATAGATCCAAATCAGGAAAAATCATTTTGCGATCCTAAAAAAGAATCTTACTGGATGCCTGTAGACTTGTATGTTGGTGGAGCAGAACACGCTGTTCTTCATCTTTTGTATGCAAGATTTTGGCACAAGGTTTTGTACGACTGCGGATTGGTTTCCACAAAAGAACCTTTTAAGCGTCTCATAAACCAAGGAATGATAACATCTTTTGCATTCCAGAGAAAATCCAAGTCGCTTGTTGCTGTTGACGCTGTTATAGAAAAAGATGGCAAGTATTATGCGAAAGACGATGGTGAAGAACTCGAAAGGGTTATCGCAAAGATGTCTAAATCGCTTAAAAATGTCGTAAATCCAGACGAGATGATAAAAAACTATGGTGCAGACAGCGTAAGAATGTACGAGATGTTTATGGGACCGCTTACAGTTTCTAAACCGTGGAACACACAGGGCTTGGTCGGAATAAACAGATTTCTGGATAAAATTTGGACGCTTTCTGAAAAACCAATGACACAAATCGACATAACAGGAAAACTTGACGACAACCTTGCCGATTTAAGAAAAACTTATGCAAAGACAGTTCAAAAAGTTACAGATGATACAGCTAATTTGGATTTTAACGTTGCAATAAGTCAAATGATGATTTTTATAAATGAAGCGTCAAAATTTGATTCGCTTCCAAAAGCTATGTGGGAAGGTTTTGTCCTTTTACTTTCTCCTTATGCACCACACTTATGTGAAGAATTGTGGCAAAAATTGGGGCACAACCAAAGCACATCCAAAGAAAAATGGCCAGAATTTGATTCAAAATTCTGTGTCGAAGATACAAAAGAAATAGTCGTAAGCGTAAATGGCAAAGTCCGCGATAAATTTAAAGTCGCAGTGGGAGCGTCAAAAGACGAACTTGAAAAACTTGCAAAACAGACCGAAGGATTTAAAAAATTCTGCGACGGTAAAACGATTGTCAAGATAATCGTTGTTCCAGAAAAACTCGTGAACATCGTTGTAAAATAG
- a CDS encoding ASKHA domain-containing protein encodes MRIQTDGLIPEIPESLDEDVSTLAEVGIAVDVGTTTVAVNVWSLATRKLLATVAEKNSQMRYGFDVIKRITFATRPPLTGSSRVVESGPSALHYAIVAQLEKMFSQAMVQASKKAPRGIRLEVSKIVITGNTTMLSFVCAFPVDSLAVAPFTPPSHFGFVSSWHEIRTGQVNEKCSPLDLPTPEILHLFSSSVINKNTSVYFPPCIGAFIGADTVCAMLSAGFSALDGEKHTAFEYPLDVPLLLTDIGTNTEIALYIPSTDSKKSKILCTSAAAGPAFEAANISCGMSSVDGAIDKVFYNGNLECSVIGGGCAKGICGSGLISAGAVLYKNNFIDSSGVIQKSISKLGDGTNCIQLTPAVYLSQSDIRNMQLAKSAVFIGLSYMIERSPSLPVLCLAGSFGSNLDMQEASAIGLIPSSLEKRCVSLGNAALAGASVLLFSKTLRNKALALAKNSIQINLAAVPDFQHRYLSSIDFKSH; translated from the coding sequence ATGCGGATTCAAACCGATGGTCTTATACCAGAAATTCCTGAATCTTTGGATGAAGATGTTTCAACCCTTGCAGAAGTAGGAATCGCTGTTGACGTTGGAACTACAACTGTTGCGGTAAATGTCTGGTCGCTGGCAACCCGAAAACTTTTAGCAACTGTGGCAGAAAAAAATTCTCAAATGCGCTACGGTTTTGATGTCATAAAACGCATAACCTTTGCAACTCGCCCTCCGCTTACAGGCTCTTCTCGAGTTGTGGAATCCGGACCTTCAGCATTGCACTACGCAATAGTTGCACAATTAGAAAAAATGTTTTCTCAAGCTATGGTGCAGGCTTCAAAAAAAGCACCCCGGGGAATTCGTCTAGAAGTTTCTAAAATCGTGATAACAGGCAACACTACTATGTTAAGTTTTGTCTGTGCTTTTCCTGTAGATTCCCTTGCAGTTGCACCTTTTACACCTCCGTCGCATTTTGGCTTTGTTTCTAGTTGGCACGAAATAAGAACAGGGCAGGTAAACGAAAAATGCAGCCCTTTAGATTTGCCCACGCCAGAAATTTTACATCTATTTTCTTCTAGCGTAATAAATAAAAATACTTCGGTTTATTTTCCGCCGTGCATAGGCGCTTTTATTGGTGCGGATACCGTTTGCGCAATGCTTTCCGCAGGATTTTCTGCTTTAGATGGCGAAAAACACACCGCTTTTGAATATCCTTTAGATGTTCCTCTTTTGCTTACAGATATTGGAACAAATACAGAAATTGCTCTCTATATTCCTTCTACAGATTCTAAAAAGAGTAAAATTTTATGCACTTCGGCTGCGGCAGGTCCTGCATTTGAAGCGGCAAATATAAGTTGCGGAATGAGTTCTGTAGACGGTGCAATCGATAAAGTTTTTTACAATGGAAATTTGGAATGCAGTGTCATAGGTGGCGGTTGTGCAAAGGGAATTTGTGGCTCTGGTCTTATAAGTGCGGGCGCTGTTTTGTATAAGAACAATTTTATAGACAGTTCTGGAGTTATTCAAAAATCAATTTCAAAACTCGGCGACGGGACAAATTGCATTCAGCTCACTCCAGCAGTTTATCTTTCGCAATCGGACATAAGAAATATGCAGCTTGCAAAATCCGCAGTTTTTATAGGGCTTTCGTATATGATAGAACGCTCTCCATCGCTTCCTGTTTTGTGCTTGGCTGGAAGTTTTGGTTCTAATCTGGACATGCAAGAAGCGAGCGCTATCGGTTTGATTCCGTCTTCGCTTGAAAAACGCTGCGTAAGTTTAGGAAATGCTGCTCTGGCAGGTGCTTCGGTCTTGCTTTTTTCAAAAACTTTGCGAAATAAGGCACTCGCACTTGCAAAAAATTCTATTCAAATAAATCTTGCCGCAGTGCCAGATTTTCAGCACCGATATTTAAGTTCAATAGATTTTAAATCGCATTAA
- the dctP gene encoding TRAP transporter substrate-binding protein DctP: MKNQLKRSFLLAIIVLILTGCSKKQVSVPEINLKVCDIHSEGYPTVVGLHEFSRLVKERSRGRINIEVIADGIEGGEEETLEMVKFGKIDFTRTSCALLPVIEPDFELLFVPGQYRDAIHFWKVIDGEIGSRMLKKMEQHSLYGLCYYDSGARSFYSNDKISSFSDLKGLKIRTQASVPMLEFINALEAKPVPMDLREVESAFRSHKIDAAENNIPSYEATGQYKVAKYYFKDEHSRIPDILVGSKKSLAALTQSDINLIFEAAQDSGAVQKMAWLEYEKTALEKVVAEGSIITTPKLDDRLKTLQKIRPLIYKHFTERQLEILNEIQNTN, encoded by the coding sequence ATGAAAAATCAATTAAAACGGTCTTTTTTGCTCGCTATAATTGTTTTAATACTTACTGGCTGTTCAAAAAAACAGGTTTCAGTTCCAGAAATAAATTTAAAGGTTTGCGATATTCATTCGGAAGGGTATCCCACAGTTGTCGGTCTTCATGAATTTTCTCGCCTTGTAAAAGAAAGATCTCGTGGCCGCATAAATATAGAAGTCATTGCAGACGGCATAGAAGGTGGAGAAGAAGAAACCTTGGAAATGGTAAAATTCGGCAAAATCGATTTTACAAGAACATCGTGCGCGTTGCTTCCTGTAATAGAGCCAGATTTTGAACTTCTTTTTGTGCCAGGTCAGTACAGAGATGCGATTCACTTTTGGAAAGTCATAGATGGAGAAATCGGTTCAAGGATGTTAAAAAAGATGGAGCAGCATTCGCTTTATGGGCTTTGCTATTACGACTCAGGAGCGAGAAGTTTTTATTCAAACGACAAAATTTCAAGTTTTAGCGATTTAAAAGGTTTAAAAATAAGAACACAAGCTTCAGTTCCAATGCTGGAATTCATAAATGCACTGGAAGCAAAACCTGTTCCAATGGACTTGCGCGAAGTTGAATCCGCATTCCGTTCCCATAAAATCGATGCTGCAGAAAATAACATTCCTTCATACGAAGCCACAGGGCAGTATAAAGTTGCAAAGTACTATTTTAAAGATGAACATTCAAGAATTCCCGATATTTTGGTTGGCTCAAAAAAATCACTCGCTGCACTCACTCAAAGCGATATAAATTTGATTTTCGAGGCAGCGCAAGATTCTGGAGCGGTGCAAAAAATGGCCTGGCTTGAATACGAAAAAACTGCGCTCGAAAAAGTTGTTGCCGAAGGTTCAATTATAACAACTCCAAAATTGGACGACAGGCTAAAAACTCTCCAAAAAATTCGCCCTTTAATTTACAAGCATTTTACAGAACGCCAGTTAGAAATTTTAAACGAAATTCAAAATACAAATTAG